The segment attgtaccacccaaagtgcgatatcgctcataaaagtactattttgcattaaatcgtttcggtatcttcggcgcacttattgcttggaagataacgaaaaagtgcgccgaagacaccgaaacgatttaatgcaaaatagcacttttatgagcgatatcgcactttggatggtacaattttccttgcaattgacaatatatccTTTACCCTATAGAACACGTTTCCCATCCCAGTTTATATTAATCTTGGTTTTAGTACTGCTCTGTTTTGATTTTGACACTTCCTTGATAAATTTTGTGCATTCGCGTTCAAGTCTGCGAAATTTTCTTGCTTTGTGTGCTTTTGGACTTATTTTCAGATTTATAACAAAATCGTCTAATAGGTATTCGTTTTACGCAACTCTCACGGAGTATTTCGTCAGTAATTATACACCGTCAGTGGTTATTGAGAAGTTTTCATCATGCCGAGAGGTAAGCGCGTGAATTTTCATTACGCCTCTATCTGTACCTGCTTCAATTCGTGTGACGTGCCAATCGTTTCCTTATTTTTTAGGGAAGTATGTTAATCACAAGGGACGTAATCGTCATTTCACCAGTCCCGAGGAGTTAGAAGCGGAACGAAAGAatgaagaacagaagaaaaagtaagtaatttttttttaaattagtaaGCAAACCAATGTTTGATTACTTCAGATGGAGAGAGACACACGCCGAGGCTTCATCCGAGGAAGAGGAAGAAGCTGAGAGTGATAAAGGAAGCGATGAGTCCGAGGAGGAGTCGGAAGACGATGACAAAAAGGGTGCAAGTTCAGTGATTCAGATTCAAAATCCGAATCGAGTCCAAAAGAAAGCCTTTCTGAAGG is part of the Sabethes cyaneus chromosome 2, idSabCyanKW18_F2, whole genome shotgun sequence genome and harbors:
- the LOC128734105 gene encoding 28 kDa heat- and acid-stable phosphoprotein-like, with the translated sequence MPRGKYVNHKGRNRHFTSPEELEAERKNEEQKKKWRETHAEASSEEEEEAESDKGSDESEEESEDDDKKGASSVIQIQNPNRVQKKAFLKATDVDEDDKPQLTRREREQLEKQKAHAAYMKRHAEGKTAQAKADLARLAIIKQHRAEAAARRDAEKKAKETPKGST